One genomic segment of Marinitoga piezophila KA3 includes these proteins:
- a CDS encoding type II toxin-antitoxin system antitoxin SocA domain-containing protein: MQKIENKNYAIILEVLNEAKTLTKTKLVKILFLIDLYYNKMRGKKLSTLDYTLYFYGPYPAEIEKILGYLKAFDYINFEERLSYEGKRYYLISISKEFKENKLLTDEEKAFIKNVVNRYSRKDLDEILKEVYAMDKVKNGKFGEVIM; this comes from the coding sequence ATGCAAAAAATAGAAAATAAAAATTATGCAATTATACTTGAAGTCTTAAATGAGGCAAAGACTTTAACAAAGACTAAATTAGTAAAAATCCTTTTTTTGATAGATTTATACTATAATAAGATGAGAGGGAAAAAATTAAGTACTTTAGATTATACGTTATATTTTTATGGCCCATATCCAGCGGAAATAGAAAAAATATTAGGATATCTTAAAGCTTTTGATTATATAAATTTTGAAGAAAGGTTGAGTTATGAAGGAAAACGATATTATCTTATTTCTATTTCAAAAGAATTTAAAGAGAATAAATTATTAACAGATGAAGAAAAAGCGTTTATAAAAAATGTAGTTAATAGATATTCCAGAAAAGATTTAGATGAAATATTAAAAGAAGTATATGCAATGGACAAAGTAAAAAATGGGAAATTTGGAGAGGTTATAATGTAA
- a CDS encoding RloB family protein yields MSRKGYFKNKGKRKKDIREILPSILIVCEGEKTEKLYFEAFEVPNAHVRVEGEGRGANVLLEAARKYLKNDEYDQIWLVFDKDEVKDQDFNNAINKIESKGYNAIYSNPCFELWYLLHFSFQQSTLSKEECLKKLKSKIPKYEKNIEDMYERLKDKIEVAIKNAKKLEEQKKDINSYSKKNPYTNVYKLVEELRKYERK; encoded by the coding sequence ATGAGTAGGAAGGGATATTTTAAAAATAAAGGTAAAAGAAAAAAGGATATAAGAGAAATATTACCTTCAATACTGATAGTTTGTGAAGGAGAAAAAACCGAAAAACTTTATTTTGAAGCATTTGAAGTTCCAAATGCACATGTTAGAGTAGAAGGCGAAGGAAGAGGAGCAAATGTTTTGCTAGAAGCAGCAAGAAAATACTTAAAAAATGATGAATATGATCAAATTTGGTTAGTATTTGATAAAGATGAAGTAAAAGATCAGGATTTTAATAATGCTATAAACAAAATTGAAAGTAAGGGGTATAACGCTATTTATTCTAATCCGTGTTTTGAATTATGGTATTTGTTGCACTTTAGTTTTCAGCAATCAACTTTAAGTAAGGAAGAGTGCTTAAAAAAATTAAAATCTAAAATTCCTAAATATGAAAAAAATATTGAAGATATGTATGAAAGATTAAAAGATAAAATAGAGGTTGCTATAAAAAATGCAAAAAAATTGGAAGAACAAAAGAAAGATATAAATAGTTATTCTAAAAAAAATCCATATACAAATGTTTATAAGTTAGTAGAAGAATTAAGAAAATATGAAAGAAAATAA
- a CDS encoding AAA family ATPase, with product MLIDFSFYNFKSFAERTEFSMVADDKEAKSYFNAEKFKLLKTAAIYGPNAGGKSNLFKAFKFYIYLILNSANFGFEIPDEKFKLNKKYIDEPMIFEGRFIIDKIYYRYGFSIKDRKIESEWLYYRPKGREARIFERDWQEFKRGKFSEGKGVEEKTKANTLFLSSLAQWNSKTAIKIVEFFQKINFISTDFPVVITLDLMEKGVVNKDEILNMLKNADMGINDFRNERIEIRTDEKVALTPQNIGIISVNNEKLYSNKLITYHPVFDEKNNYIENIEFDFLKEESDGTKKYFGILGPVLATLKNGSILFIDELDTRIHPLLLRTIIELFNSEKNEKNAQLIFTTHNTLILNPELFSRDQIWFVSKDKYGKSELYSLLEIKGVRKNANFEKDYLKGKYGAIPYLKKILKGFDLK from the coding sequence ATGTTAATAGATTTTAGTTTTTATAATTTTAAATCATTTGCAGAAAGAACAGAATTTTCAATGGTAGCAGATGATAAAGAAGCAAAGAGTTATTTTAATGCTGAAAAATTTAAACTTTTAAAAACAGCTGCAATATATGGACCAAATGCAGGAGGAAAAAGTAATTTATTTAAAGCCTTTAAATTTTATATATATCTTATTTTAAATTCTGCGAATTTTGGATTTGAAATTCCAGATGAGAAATTTAAATTGAACAAAAAATATATAGATGAACCTATGATTTTTGAAGGAAGGTTTATAATAGATAAAATTTATTATAGATATGGATTTTCTATAAAAGATAGAAAGATTGAAAGCGAATGGCTTTATTATAGGCCAAAAGGTCGTGAGGCCAGGATTTTTGAAAGAGATTGGCAAGAATTTAAACGAGGGAAGTTTTCAGAAGGAAAAGGTGTTGAGGAAAAGACGAAAGCAAATACTCTTTTTCTTTCGTCTTTGGCACAATGGAATAGCAAAACTGCAATTAAAATAGTAGAATTTTTTCAAAAAATTAATTTTATTTCCACAGATTTTCCAGTTGTAATTACGTTAGATTTAATGGAAAAAGGAGTTGTTAATAAAGACGAAATTTTGAATATGTTGAAAAATGCAGATATGGGAATAAATGATTTTAGAAATGAGAGAATAGAAATAAGAACAGATGAAAAGGTTGCTTTAACTCCACAGAACATTGGGATTATATCTGTAAATAATGAAAAATTATATTCAAATAAGCTTATAACATATCATCCAGTTTTTGATGAAAAAAATAATTATATAGAAAATATTGAATTTGACTTTTTAAAAGAAGAATCTGATGGAACAAAAAAATATTTTGGAATTTTAGGTCCTGTATTAGCAACATTAAAAAATGGCTCTATTTTGTTTATAGATGAACTTGATACTAGAATTCATCCATTGTTGCTAAGGACAATAATAGAACTTTTTAATTCAGAAAAAAATGAAAAGAACGCACAATTAATTTTTACGACGCATAATACACTTATTTTAAATCCAGAGTTATTTAGTAGAGATCAAATTTGGTTTGTAAGTAAAGATAAATATGGAAAATCAGAATTATACTCACTTCTTGAAATAAAAGGAGTAAGAAAAAATGCCAATTTTGAAAAAGACTATTTAAAGGGAAAATATGGAGCAATCCCATATTTAAAAAAGATATTAAAAGGGTTTGATTTAAAATGA
- a CDS encoding ATP-binding protein gives MKKLPVGIADYKEIIEENYIYVDKTKYLYDLINSGKFYFMSRPRRFGKSLTVSTFYYLFKGEKELFKGTYIYDKWDFKEYPIIKLDMSDNTLTTYEEFIESLNKMIEDIYEDYEIPKIENNLPTKFGNLIRVLNKKYEEKVVILIDEYESPILEHINDKKKAEKFRGFLREFYKKIKTKDAYVKFVFITGITKFTKTGVFSALNNLSDISLNRKYGQMFGYTQEELEYYFKDYIKELSEEMGITEKELLEEMKRYYNGFSFDGEHTVYNPYSILRFFSEKEFQNFWFESGSPSFLYEYIKGKKIEYEDLVKTPVSAEDFSTREIEDAKANIFFTQAGYLTFKGIKKYGLKKKYILDYPNFEVKNSFSTLILEANYGFNDEEINRVSEIYLKIEENDIKGLIEEIKKIISAVPYNLHKKEEKYYHSLIFTIIASAGIDVKAEELTNLGRSDLVIDFEDRIYLFEIKLDQSAEEALKQIKEMKYYEKYAGKEIYLIGMNINSEKRNIENYIIEKL, from the coding sequence ATGAAAAAACTGCCGGTAGGGATAGCGGATTATAAGGAAATAATAGAAGAAAATTATATATATGTGGATAAAACAAAGTATTTATATGATTTAATAAATAGTGGAAAATTTTATTTTATGTCAAGGCCTAGGAGATTCGGAAAAAGTTTAACAGTATCAACATTTTATTACTTATTCAAAGGAGAGAAGGAATTATTTAAGGGAACATATATATATGACAAATGGGATTTTAAGGAATATCCAATAATAAAACTGGATATGTCTGATAATACGCTTACAACATATGAAGAGTTTATAGAATCATTAAATAAAATGATAGAGGATATATATGAAGATTATGAAATACCAAAGATAGAAAATAATTTACCAACGAAATTTGGAAATTTAATAAGGGTATTAAATAAAAAATATGAAGAAAAAGTGGTAATCTTAATAGATGAATATGAATCACCAATATTAGAGCATATAAACGATAAGAAAAAAGCTGAAAAGTTTAGAGGATTTTTAAGGGAATTCTATAAAAAGATAAAAACAAAGGATGCATATGTAAAATTTGTATTCATAACCGGAATAACAAAATTCACAAAAACAGGAGTATTCTCAGCATTAAATAATTTAAGCGATATATCTTTAAACAGGAAATATGGACAGATGTTTGGATATACGCAGGAAGAATTGGAATATTATTTCAAAGATTACATAAAAGAATTATCAGAAGAAATGGGAATAACAGAAAAAGAATTGCTTGAAGAAATGAAGAGATATTATAATGGTTTTTCATTTGACGGAGAACATACAGTATATAATCCATATTCAATATTGAGATTTTTTTCAGAAAAAGAATTCCAAAACTTCTGGTTTGAAAGTGGCTCACCGAGTTTTTTGTATGAGTATATAAAAGGCAAAAAGATAGAATATGAGGATTTAGTAAAAACACCAGTAAGTGCAGAAGATTTCTCAACAAGAGAAATAGAAGATGCAAAAGCAAATATCTTCTTTACGCAGGCAGGATATTTAACCTTTAAGGGAATAAAAAAATATGGATTAAAGAAAAAATATATACTGGACTATCCAAATTTTGAAGTAAAAAACAGTTTTTCAACACTAATATTAGAAGCCAATTATGGATTTAATGATGAAGAAATAAACAGGGTAAGTGAGATATATTTAAAAATAGAAGAAAATGACATAAAAGGATTAATAGAAGAAATAAAAAAGATAATAAGCGCTGTTCCGTATAATCTACACAAAAAAGAAGAAAAATATTATCACTCATTGATATTTACAATAATAGCCTCAGCAGGAATAGATGTAAAAGCAGAAGAATTGACAAATTTAGGAAGAAGCGATTTAGTAATAGACTTTGAAGACAGAATATATTTATTTGAAATAAAACTGGATCAAAGTGCAGAAGAAGCATTAAAGCAGATAAAAGAAATGAAGTATTATGAAAAGTATGCAGGAAAAGAAATATATCTCATAGGAATGAATATAAATTCTGAAAAGAGGAATATTGAGAATTATATAATTGAGAAGTTGTAA